The DNA segment GCTTTCGGATGTGCCGGTCGATTCGTGAAGCGCTAACCCTAGGTGGTTCAAGACTGGCCGTAGATGGAGTGATCAGTATTGGTGAACATGGCGACTATCCGTACAACGAACTTGGCCAGCACCTCTATCCGCGCAGGAGGTTTTTCCAAGAGATACTAGATACATTCTCAGAATGCGGCAGCGTCGTACCGGTATTCAACGACAAGCATCCTGGACCACAGTGGGACGACGCCCAGTGGATGTATCGGCGGGCACGCGAGTTAAACGTGCCTTGGATGGCAGGCTCTTCCGCTCCGGTCGGCTATCGAACACCGGATGTAACGCTCGCCTGGGGAGCCGAAGTGAAAAGCTGCCTTGCAATTGGCTATTCGGGATTAGACATTTACGGCATCCATACGCTCGAATTCTTGCAGAGCATAGTGGAACGGCGGGCTCGATCAGAGCGGGGCATCCAGTTCGTTCACTGTCGTCCGTTGGCCGATGTGCAGCCATTGATTGCCGAGGGGCTCATCGACGCCCAGTTGCTAAAGGATGCGCTTGAGTGCGCTCAAGCCCCGTCGGTGGCAATTGCCGAGTCTGAACATCAGGACACCGCCTTGTTCGTAGTGGGCTATCGTGATGGATTAGTGGTTCCTGTGTTGATGCTGGCAGGTTCGGCCAAAGCGATTACCGCAGCAGTGAAGACGACCACCGGCGATCAAGTCGTAACCCGTTTTGATGAGCGCACCGAACCTCGCTATCCGCACTTTGCCTGCCTGCTCAAAGGGATTGAGTCGATGATTCATACTGGCCAGCCCGCCTACCCTGTTGAGCGCAACATGTTGACCGCAGGTGCCCTGGACCGACTCATGACGTCGCGACACCAAGGATTTCGGCGGTTAGAAACTCCAGAGTTGGCCATTGCATATCAACCGGTCGATTACGCTTATGGCGATCACCTCAAGCTCTAGGCCGTACCAAAGGATGCCATGAAGCAGTCAAGGAATGTGACGAAGTTGTTGGCCCACGCCTGTGTGTGGTTGGTTGTCGTCTGGGGGGTCGTGCGTTCGGTTCAGAATTCAACCAATCAATTGCAAGCACAACAGGTCGAGTTGGACGAGCGGGCCGACCGGTTGGAGCAGGAGGCAACAGAGCTTGAAGCGTCAGCGGCGGCCGGCACCGAGGCTGAATCAAGCAGCGCCGCCAGCCAACAGGCAACGCTTTTGCGGCATCAGGCGGCGAAAGTCCGCACTGAAGCACGTGATTTTTGGAAGGCCGATTGGCGATATTTGGCGCTGTCCGGGTTGGCCTACGCAGTTGGAATGCTGTTTGCCGCTGGTTACTGGTTGGTATGTCTGGGAGCCCTGGGGCAGCGCGTACCTTGGCGCCAGGCATTGTGGGCTTACTTCTATGGTGGCCTTGGCAAGTATGTTCCCGGCAAAGCCATGGTGATTGTGGTAAGACTGTCAGTGCTGACCGCGCATGGTGTGCGACAGGTGGCTACGATGCTCACCATTTTCATGGAGACGTTAACCATGATGGCCGTGGGTGGCGCGGTCGCGGCTGGTAGTCTTATTCTATTGAACCTTGACTGGCGGTTCTCCCTATTAGCGGCTGGGCTATTGCTGTCGATGTTGCTCCCGACCTCTCCGCCACTGTTGCGTTATTTGTTAAAACGCTTTCAACCTGGAGTAGCCCAAGAGACGCTGGAGCAGTGGTCCAGTCGGCTGAACATTGGACTGATGTTTTACGGTTGGCTGATTCTCGGTTTCGCCTGGTTAGCGTTTGGATTAAGCTTAGGTTGCGTATTGCAAGGTTTGCCGAGTACCCAAGTAGCCGGCGTAGGGCAGGTGCAGTTTTGGTTGAGCGTCTACGGAGCCTGCGCGCTGGCCGTCGTGCTGGGATTTGTGTCGTTGGTACCAGGTGGAGCCGGTGTGCGCGAGGTGATATTGTCGATGGTTTTGGCCCCAGTCGTCGGACCAACTGCCGCCCTGTGCTGTGCGGTTTGGCTACGCGTCGTGTGGTTGATTACCGAACTGGTGATGGTTGGTGTTTGCTATTTTTTACGTCTACCCGCTCAAGTTCAACTTGCTAAGTCGCCATGAGCATATCCATTGTCGTGCCGGTCTATAACGAACAAGATAGCTTGGTCGAACTGCACCGACAAATTGCTGAGACTGCGGACGATGCCAAGCTGGACTTCGAGCTGCTGCTGATCGACGATGGTTCCACCGATCAATCGTGGCATACAATCCACAGCCTAAGCCAACGGCATGCTAATGTGCGCGGTGTTCGCTTGCGGCGAAACTTTGGCAAGGCAGCGGCCCTGGCGGCTGGTTTTGATCGAGCCCGTGGGTCGGTAGTCATTTCGATGGATGCCGACTTGCAGGATGATCCACGTGAGATCCCGCGACTGTTAGTCGAGCTTGATAGGGGGTTTGATGTTGTTTCCGGTTGGAAGGAGATTCGAAATGATCCCTGGCACAAGGTTTGGCCTAGTCGAGTCTTCAACTGGCTAATCAACCGCCTGACAAACGTCTATCTGCACGACCACAATTGTGGATTGAAGGCCTATCGCCGCGAGGTGCTCAGCGAAGTCCACTTGTACGGTGAAATGCATCGCTTCGTTCCGGTATTGGCAGCTGCGCGCGGATTTCGCGTTACGGAGATTTCCGTTCAACATCGACCTCGACAACACGGGCATTCCAAATACGGTTGGGAGCGATTCATCAAAGGTTTTCTAGACCTAATGACGGTTCACTTTCTGACGGGCTACGGCAATCGCCCTCAGCACCTGTTGGGATCGTTTGGCTTGATCAGCTTTGGCCTCGGGAATGTAGGGCTGTTGATCTTGTCGGTATGGTGGGCCGTCAGTCGATTGGCGACAGATGCGACGGTCCTTCACCTGCACCAGCGGGCCAGTTTTTATTTTTGCATCTTAGCAGTACTGCTGGGAATTCAGTTGGTTAGCATGGGATTCCTGGCCGAGTTGATTACCGCTATGCTCCGCCCCGATCGGGCACCCTACAGCGTGGCCAATGATACCGACCAGTCCGATCAGGCTTCGAACGGACGGTTGGTCAAGTCGACCTTGAAACCGAGGGAATAGAATTGAGCAAGGAAGTACCATTCCACGGCAGGCAGGCAATCTTGGCTAGTGATTTGTCTTCAAGGTCCAATCGCCAGGGCTGGATAGGAATTTGCGTCCTATTGATCGCGGCAGCCGTTCAACTGGTGCGCATCGCCACTGTTCAGTCCAGCACCGGCGAAACACCATTCCTCAGCGCCAATGATCGCAGTCGTTGGTGCACGATCCTGTCACTGGTCGTTAATGGCAGCTACGCCATTGATGAAGTCATTGAAATTCGCGATCCGCAAACCAATCGCCGCACTTGGTACACGATTGACCTGGTTCAGCATCGTGGCCGGGATGGTCTTCAGCACTATTACAGCAGCAAACCTCCACTACTGCCAACTGTGTATGCTGGCGTGTACTGGCTGGTGCGTGCTACCACAGGCGCTACGCTGATGGCTCAGCCATTCTTGGTGGCCCGCCTGATGCTTGTGCTGGTCAACTTGTTACCGCTAGTTGGACTGTGGTGGCTGCTGATCAGTTGGGCGCGGCGAGCTCAACTGGACGACTTGCGTTTTGGAGCGTTGGCAGCCTTCGCAACGCTGGGTACATTCCTGTCTACCTTCTCGAACACACTCAACAATCACTTGCCAGCCGCAGTCGCTGCAGGTGTGTCGTTGGCTTGCCTGCTAAGAATCATCCATCACGCAGATCGCCGTCGCCGCTGGTTTGCCTTATGCGGACTATCAACCAGCTTTCTGGCTGCCAATGAAATGCCGGCACTGTCGTGGCTGGTGCTGGTTGGCTTGATATTGTTGGGAGTTGATTGGCGAAAGACGTTGGGGGTCTATGCGCCCTCACTAGTGCCTATCACCCTAGCGTTCTTTGCAACCAACTATTGGGCGCATGGCACATTCCGACCAGCTTATTCGCAGCGGGGCCTGGGAGCATCGATTACAACCTTACCGCTAAGTGAAAGCGAAGATGTCTCGCAATTGGACGTTGCGCAATTGGCCCAAGCGCTGGCACCGCACAACATCCACCTGAGTCCCCAAGCCAAAATCGGTCGCGCCAGACGCAATACACAACTGTGGGAATTGTGGGACGAGTCGTCTCAGTGGCGACTGGCATTGAAAGCCGATCTAGCAAACCAAACTGTGGGTATCTATCACTGGGGAGATTGGTACGATTTCCCGACCAGCTATTGGGTGGATGGCAAGAAACAGGGTGTGGATATCGGTGAACCCAGTCGAGTGCGTTACGCCATGCACTGCCTGGTTGGACACCATGGCATTTTTAGCCTTACTCCATTTTGGATTTTCAGCTTGATCGGCGCGGTTGGAATCGGCTGGCACTGGCTGGCCAATCGGCAGTTCACTCCTGACAGCTTTCTACTAACTGTCGCAATTGCGATGACCAGTATTGTTGTGCTGATTTTCTATTGGATGCGGCCAGTGGACGATCGAAATTATGGAGGCGTATGTAGCGGGTTGCGCTGGGTCTTTTGGTTGTATCCCTTGTGGTTCTGGCTAGCCATTGCGGGCATCAAATCGACTCGCTTCACGGGAGCTTGGACATTAATCGTGACGATGTTGCTAGTCAGCATTTTTTCCGCGACTTATCCGTGGAAGAATCCGTGGTCGCATCCGTGGCTGATGCACTGGATTCCTCTTTCAGTCCAAGATAGTCCATCCACCGCCGCTGCTTATCCCCAAGTGGCGGTTGCGATTGCTGCTGAGCTGCCTGAGAAATCTGCAGCTCCATATCAGCTCGCTCGCGAGCTATCTTCGCACGTTCTAACGATAGATCGATCTCCGCCTGCCGAAGCTTAGCCTCCC comes from the Pirellulaceae bacterium genome and includes:
- a CDS encoding flippase-like domain-containing protein; protein product: MKQSRNVTKLLAHACVWLVVVWGVVRSVQNSTNQLQAQQVELDERADRLEQEATELEASAAAGTEAESSSAASQQATLLRHQAAKVRTEARDFWKADWRYLALSGLAYAVGMLFAAGYWLVCLGALGQRVPWRQALWAYFYGGLGKYVPGKAMVIVVRLSVLTAHGVRQVATMLTIFMETLTMMAVGGAVAAGSLILLNLDWRFSLLAAGLLLSMLLPTSPPLLRYLLKRFQPGVAQETLEQWSSRLNIGLMFYGWLILGFAWLAFGLSLGCVLQGLPSTQVAGVGQVQFWLSVYGACALAVVLGFVSLVPGGAGVREVILSMVLAPVVGPTAALCCAVWLRVVWLITELVMVGVCYFLRLPAQVQLAKSP
- a CDS encoding glycosyltransferase family 2 protein, translating into MSISIVVPVYNEQDSLVELHRQIAETADDAKLDFELLLIDDGSTDQSWHTIHSLSQRHANVRGVRLRRNFGKAAALAAGFDRARGSVVISMDADLQDDPREIPRLLVELDRGFDVVSGWKEIRNDPWHKVWPSRVFNWLINRLTNVYLHDHNCGLKAYRREVLSEVHLYGEMHRFVPVLAAARGFRVTEISVQHRPRQHGHSKYGWERFIKGFLDLMTVHFLTGYGNRPQHLLGSFGLISFGLGNVGLLILSVWWAVSRLATDATVLHLHQRASFYFCILAVLLGIQLVSMGFLAELITAMLRPDRAPYSVANDTDQSDQASNGRLVKSTLKPRE